In Microvenator marinus, one genomic interval encodes:
- a CDS encoding hydantoinase B/oxoprolinase family protein: MNVIELELAKHLFAGIAEEMGAVLQRASFSPNIRERRDFSCAIFNLQGEMVAQAAHIPVHLGSAPLSVKAVLDAFELEDGQHYVLNDPYCGGTHLPDITLVTPVFWDGEARFLVANRAHHADVGGITPGSMALSQHIDDEGWRIGPTRFDSDVLDSLKAASRTPREREGDMRAQVAANLRGAARLTESFLGGRDLESLASEVLDYTESLGRTLLKRYPEGCWEAEDVLDSDGYNSLDIRLHAEVALKDGAFHVDFSASDDEVLGPMNVPFAVTYSATLYVVRCLLGADVPANDGVARLVKVCTRSGSILDATYPRPVALGNVETSQRVVDLLFRALSKPLEDLVPAASCGSMNSVVIGGIDPRTNEAFTYYETIGGGAGAGPGYPGMSGRHVHMTNTLNTPVEALEHAYPFKVVEYSCRELPKLEAGVQPGGSGVRRAYEFHSPCTVTLMTERRRNAPWSINAPDGERGRNLFVRNGEVRELGDKVTLEVEPGDKIVVLTPGGGHYGLHHE; encoded by the coding sequence ATGAATGTCATTGAGCTTGAGCTCGCGAAACACCTTTTTGCCGGAATCGCCGAAGAAATGGGCGCTGTATTGCAGCGCGCCTCGTTCAGCCCGAACATCCGGGAGCGGCGGGACTTTTCGTGTGCGATTTTCAATCTCCAAGGCGAAATGGTGGCACAAGCTGCGCATATCCCCGTCCATCTTGGTTCGGCTCCGCTGAGCGTAAAGGCGGTCCTGGACGCTTTCGAGCTCGAAGACGGTCAACATTACGTGCTCAACGATCCGTATTGCGGAGGAACACATCTACCCGACATCACGCTCGTTACACCGGTGTTTTGGGATGGCGAGGCGCGCTTCCTCGTGGCCAATCGTGCGCACCACGCTGATGTTGGCGGGATCACGCCTGGCAGTATGGCGTTGAGTCAACATATCGACGACGAGGGTTGGAGAATTGGCCCTACGCGTTTTGACTCGGATGTCTTGGACAGTTTGAAAGCCGCGAGCAGGACGCCAAGAGAAAGGGAAGGGGATATGCGGGCGCAAGTCGCCGCAAACCTGCGAGGCGCAGCGAGGCTCACGGAGTCATTCCTGGGCGGACGTGACCTCGAATCTCTTGCGTCTGAGGTTCTGGACTACACGGAGTCACTGGGGCGTACGCTCCTCAAAAGATATCCGGAGGGGTGTTGGGAGGCTGAAGATGTATTGGATAGCGATGGCTACAATTCTTTGGATATCCGTCTCCACGCCGAGGTGGCACTCAAAGATGGCGCGTTCCATGTCGACTTTAGTGCGTCTGATGACGAGGTTCTCGGGCCAATGAACGTTCCGTTTGCGGTGACGTACTCGGCGACCCTTTACGTGGTTCGCTGTCTGCTCGGCGCTGATGTTCCTGCGAATGACGGTGTGGCGCGGTTGGTCAAGGTGTGCACGCGAAGCGGGTCGATTCTCGACGCCACCTATCCTCGCCCGGTTGCACTTGGAAACGTCGAGACAAGCCAACGAGTGGTGGATCTACTCTTCCGGGCGCTTTCAAAGCCGCTAGAGGACTTGGTGCCGGCCGCATCGTGCGGCTCCATGAATAGCGTGGTTATAGGAGGCATCGACCCCCGAACCAACGAGGCTTTTACTTATTACGAAACCATTGGTGGAGGGGCTGGAGCTGGTCCTGGCTATCCGGGGATGAGCGGGCGTCATGTGCATATGACGAACACCCTGAACACGCCGGTAGAGGCCCTCGAACACGCATATCCGTTTAAGGTTGTGGAGTATTCGTGTCGCGAATTACCGAAACTTGAAGCTGGAGTGCAACCCGGCGGCAGTGGCGTACGTAGAGCCTATGAGTTCCATTCGCCCTGTACCGTGACCTTGATGACCGAGCGCCGCCGAAATGCACCGTGGAGCATCAACGCACCGGACGGAGAGCGCGGCCGAAACCTCTTCGTTCGTAACGGCGAGGTTCGGGAGCTTGGAGATAAGGTCACGTTAGAAGTTGAGCCGGGCGATAAGATCGTGGTGTTGACGCCGGGTGGTGGGCACTACGGACTTCACCACGAATAG